From the Synechococcales cyanobacterium T60_A2020_003 genome, one window contains:
- a CDS encoding GNAT family N-acetyltransferase, with protein MTFPIEGYVQRRGAWRDRTLVSQFLKRTYQELYPDQCFDHLNRTVEQYFSLETPTWWIALQTDPSTPIAGLWMGNTVDQISGDRHAYIFMLFVEPAHRRRGIGSALMQTAEAWAAHRGDRQIGLQVFTENRAAINLYETLGYRPQAIWMIKPISQC; from the coding sequence ATGACCTTCCCGATTGAAGGTTATGTTCAACGGCGCGGTGCATGGCGCGATCGCACCCTTGTCAGTCAGTTTCTCAAACGAACCTACCAAGAGTTGTATCCCGATCAGTGCTTTGACCATCTAAATCGCACGGTCGAGCAATATTTTTCGTTGGAAACGCCGACTTGGTGGATCGCTCTCCAAACGGATCCGTCTACACCCATCGCAGGACTATGGATGGGAAATACGGTAGATCAGATTTCGGGCGATCGCCATGCCTATATCTTTATGCTTTTTGTAGAACCTGCCCACCGTCGGCGCGGTATCGGTTCAGCCCTGATGCAAACGGCAGAGGCATGGGCTGCCCATCGCGGCGATCGCCAAATTGGCCTCCAAGTTTTCACCGAAAATCGGGCGGCGATAAACCTTTACGAAACCCTGGGCTATCGTCCCCAAGCCATCTGGATGATTAAGCCTATTTCACAATGCTGA
- a CDS encoding GNAT family N-acetyltransferase translates to MSASRQSRQNRLFTPPLLPSPAQPRSPYCWESSDRPSDMFPFLIRTARPHDLRDLSDLLADSFYKPDGQASWLFPLFRLGIYEDLRHRFHEQAPHYACLAAVDYSTRLNLQATLGISDIVVGTIELSAKTPKFWNMRTEPYLYISNLAVRPTHRRQGIALKMLTACEQIALDWGFSEIYLHVLETNKDARKLYKKAGYQAESIDTGIGSILFGKPRQLFLRKTLTSQS, encoded by the coding sequence ATGAGCGCTTCCCGCCAGAGTCGCCAGAACCGTTTGTTCACCCCCCCCTTGCTCCCCTCTCCTGCCCAGCCTCGATCTCCCTATTGTTGGGAATCGAGCGATCGCCCGTCGGATATGTTTCCTTTTTTGATTCGCACGGCTCGTCCCCATGACCTCCGCGACCTGTCAGATCTGTTGGCCGACAGCTTTTACAAACCCGATGGTCAGGCCAGTTGGTTGTTTCCCCTCTTTCGGCTCGGCATTTACGAAGATTTGCGCCATCGCTTTCATGAGCAGGCACCTCACTACGCCTGCCTCGCCGCAGTTGACTACAGCACTCGTCTTAATCTTCAAGCAACGCTTGGGATATCGGACATCGTCGTCGGTACGATTGAACTGAGCGCCAAAACGCCAAAATTTTGGAATATGAGAACCGAGCCCTATCTCTATATTTCGAACTTAGCCGTGCGACCGACCCACCGACGGCAAGGCATTGCCCTAAAAATGCTAACGGCCTGTGAACAGATTGCCCTGGATTGGGGCTTTTCTGAGATTTATCTCCATGTCCTAGAAACGAATAAAGATGCCCGCAAGCTTTACAAAAAAGCAGGCTATCAAGCTGAAAGTATCGACACGGGCATTGGCAGCATTTTGTTTGGTAAACCTCGTCAACTCTTTTTGCGAAAGACTTTAACTTCCCAGTCGTAG
- a CDS encoding CoA-binding protein produces MSFTAANRVLVQGITDSLGVTHVPLMSRYGTRVMAGVSPGYGGEALDGVPIFDAVEQAIAHVGAIDTSVIFSPPYLALDAALEAIAAGIRQIILLTEGVPSIDLIRLIRQAEATETLLVGPTCPGIIVPGQILLGTHPPEFYTPGSVGIVSRSGTLTYEIALGLTRAGLGQSIAVGIGGDRIVGSSFQQWLQILDEDDATEVIVLVGEIGGDAEERAARYIADVIDKPVVAYIAGRTAPRGHQMGHAGAIIAAQPRGMRETLGTVERKIAAFRKAGIAVASRPSEIPALVNKFR; encoded by the coding sequence TACCGATTCCTTAGGGGTCACCCATGTCCCTCTGATGAGTCGCTATGGTACCCGCGTGATGGCGGGTGTGAGTCCGGGCTATGGTGGCGAGGCGTTAGACGGTGTGCCAATTTTTGATGCGGTGGAGCAAGCGATCGCCCACGTGGGCGCGATTGATACGTCGGTCATCTTTTCCCCGCCCTATCTAGCCCTAGATGCGGCCCTAGAGGCGATCGCCGCTGGCATTCGGCAAATTATTCTGCTGACCGAAGGCGTCCCATCGATTGATCTGATTCGGCTGATTCGGCAGGCCGAAGCAACGGAAACCTTACTCGTGGGGCCAACCTGCCCCGGAATCATCGTTCCAGGGCAGATTTTGCTGGGAACCCATCCGCCTGAATTTTACACGCCCGGTTCTGTGGGGATTGTGAGCCGTAGTGGAACCCTCACCTACGAGATTGCCTTGGGCTTAACCCGTGCGGGGTTAGGACAGTCCATTGCGGTCGGCATTGGGGGCGATCGCATAGTCGGATCATCCTTTCAGCAGTGGTTGCAAATCCTTGATGAAGACGATGCAACCGAGGTGATTGTTCTCGTCGGTGAAATTGGAGGCGATGCCGAGGAGAGGGCGGCGCGATACATTGCAGATGTGATTGATAAACCTGTGGTGGCCTATATTGCGGGACGTACGGCTCCCCGTGGACATCAGATGGGACACGCAGGTGCAATTATTGCGGCGCAGCCGCGCGGAATGCGTGAAACGTTAGGGACGGTGGAGCGTAAGATTGCAGCATTTCGCAAAGCAGGAATAGCCGTTGCCTCACGACCGTCTGAGATCCCGGCATTGGTTAACAAATTTCGGTAG